A genomic window from Streptomyces sp. NBC_01429 includes:
- a CDS encoding M14 family zinc carboxypeptidase produces MEQRRPTAPQPVPERIAVSGRYLDVDELTLRAEALASARPDLVGLRRIGSSRSGEPIRLLSVGRGSRDVLVVAGPHANEPVGGVTALRLARYLCGASKPSGSGRRSGPADTAWHFVLCADPDGARRNERWIKGPMTLSHHFRNFYRPGFAGQPEWLPTEPGAAALPETAALLGLQDELRPYLQCSLHGVDVGGTFVQLTRSLPGFSGHLTGSARDLGIPVERGPYDAFFWPSPGPGVFDMPRPRETDQFASLPAATATSTWAHPHRYGTVTAIIESPMWAADAVADTSRHPDPYAALETISRTLAAETRYLSGLLERVRPGLPDSAAPLLTPVAEFLAVSADLAGEWSPDVALGASGALPPMNRARVMALRIAARRLMMRSAGLLHQMLDDGGEGARGHRLVRGAAPEVRAELQRFLTEGCEAFEADCRVRWIPVSDQVEHQFRVVLAAAELAARTSRTAPAPEAADDGPPDGDIPRPRAVRA; encoded by the coding sequence GTGGAACAGCGAAGACCGACGGCCCCGCAGCCGGTTCCTGAACGGATCGCCGTGTCGGGCCGTTATCTCGACGTCGATGAACTGACCCTGCGGGCAGAGGCGTTGGCCTCGGCCCGTCCCGACCTGGTCGGCCTGCGCCGGATCGGCTCCTCGCGTTCCGGGGAGCCGATCCGGCTGCTCTCCGTCGGCCGGGGGAGCCGCGACGTACTGGTGGTGGCCGGGCCGCACGCCAATGAGCCGGTCGGCGGTGTCACGGCGCTGCGGCTGGCCCGCTATCTGTGCGGGGCGTCGAAGCCGTCCGGCTCGGGCCGGCGGTCCGGGCCCGCCGATACGGCCTGGCACTTCGTCCTGTGCGCCGACCCCGACGGCGCCCGCCGCAACGAGCGGTGGATCAAGGGTCCGATGACCCTCTCGCACCACTTCCGCAACTTCTACCGCCCCGGCTTCGCCGGGCAGCCGGAGTGGCTGCCCACCGAACCCGGCGCGGCGGCGCTGCCGGAGACGGCCGCGCTGCTCGGTCTCCAGGACGAGCTGCGGCCGTATCTCCAGTGCTCGCTGCACGGCGTGGACGTGGGCGGCACCTTCGTCCAGCTGACCCGGAGCCTGCCCGGGTTCTCCGGTCATCTGACCGGATCCGCCCGCGACCTCGGCATACCGGTGGAGCGGGGACCGTACGACGCCTTCTTCTGGCCGAGTCCAGGACCGGGCGTCTTCGACATGCCGCGCCCCAGGGAGACGGACCAGTTCGCCTCGCTGCCCGCCGCCACGGCCACCTCCACCTGGGCCCATCCGCACCGGTACGGGACCGTGACCGCGATCATCGAGTCCCCGATGTGGGCGGCCGACGCGGTCGCCGACACCTCCCGCCACCCCGATCCGTACGCCGCTCTGGAGACCATCAGCCGTACGCTCGCGGCGGAGACGCGGTATCTGTCCGGTCTGCTGGAGCGCGTACGGCCCGGCCTTCCCGACAGCGCCGCGCCCCTGCTCACCCCGGTGGCCGAATTCCTCGCCGTCTCGGCCGACCTGGCCGGGGAATGGTCGCCGGACGTGGCCCTCGGCGCCTCCGGCGCGCTGCCGCCGATGAACCGCGCACGCGTCATGGCGCTGCGGATCGCCGCGCGCCGGCTCATGATGCGCTCGGCCGGGCTGCTCCACCAGATGCTCGACGACGGCGGCGAGGGCGCGCGGGGACACCGGCTCGTACGGGGGGCGGCGCCCGAGGTACGCGCCGAGCTGCAACGTTTCCTCACCGAGGGATGCGAGGCGTTCGAGGCCGACTGCCGCGTCCGCTGGATACCCGTCAGCGACCAGGTCGAGCACCAGTTCAGGGTGGTACTGGCCGCAGCCGAACTGGCCGCGCGGACCTCGCGGACCGCGCCGGCCCCCGAGGCGGCGGACGACGGCCCACCGGACGGCGACATTCCGCGGCCGAGGGCGGTACGGGCGTGA
- a CDS encoding pentapeptide repeat-containing protein yields the protein MPAPTTPGAVPAPALRADCDNCFGLCCVALTFSVSADFPVDKKAGEPCRNLRTDFRCGIHRELRGKGFQGCTVYDCLGAGQKVSQVTFGGRDWREAPESAERMFAALPVMRQLHELLGYLNEALALEPARPLHQEIARALDETERLTLTGPEALLELDVAARRAAVNPLLLHTSELVRAQVRGKGKRKNHRGADLFGARLRGADLRGADLRGAYLIAADLRGADLRQADLIGADLRDADLRGADLTGAFFLVQPQLNAAKGDPATRIPPSLTRPGHW from the coding sequence CTGCCCGCCCCCACCACCCCGGGTGCCGTCCCCGCCCCGGCCCTGCGGGCCGACTGCGACAACTGCTTCGGACTGTGCTGTGTCGCGCTCACCTTCTCGGTCTCGGCGGACTTCCCGGTCGACAAGAAGGCCGGTGAGCCCTGCCGCAATCTGCGCACCGACTTCCGCTGCGGTATCCACCGCGAGCTGCGCGGCAAGGGCTTCCAGGGCTGCACGGTGTACGACTGCCTCGGCGCCGGCCAGAAGGTCTCCCAGGTCACCTTCGGCGGCCGGGACTGGCGCGAGGCCCCCGAGAGCGCCGAGCGGATGTTCGCCGCGCTGCCCGTGATGCGGCAACTCCACGAGCTGCTCGGCTATCTGAACGAGGCCCTGGCCCTGGAGCCGGCCCGCCCCCTGCACCAAGAGATCGCCCGCGCCCTGGACGAGACCGAACGCCTCACCCTGACCGGCCCCGAGGCGCTCCTGGAGCTGGATGTGGCGGCGCGCCGCGCAGCCGTCAACCCCCTGCTGCTGCACACGAGCGAGCTGGTACGGGCCCAGGTGCGCGGCAAGGGCAAGCGGAAGAACCACCGGGGCGCCGACCTCTTCGGCGCGCGGCTCAGGGGCGCGGACCTGCGCGGCGCCGATCTGCGCGGCGCGTATCTGATCGCCGCTGATCTGCGCGGCGCCGATCTGCGACAGGCCGATCTGATCGGGGCGGATCTCCGGGACGCCGATCTGCGCGGCGCCGATCTGACCGGTGCCTTCTTCCTCGTCCAGCCCCAGCTGAACGCGGCGAAGGGGGACCCGGCCACCAGGATCCCGCCCTCGCTCACCCGCCCCGGCCACTGGTAG
- a CDS encoding L-talarate/galactarate dehydratase has translation MTSATRPEKPKPFATAPGEATLDRISAVQVSLVRLPLHAPISDAKVLTGRQKPLTEIAFLFARITTEGGHEGIGFGYSKRAGGPGLYAHAQEIAPELIGEDPSDTGRLWQKLVWAGASMGRSGLTTQAVAAFDIALWDLKARRAGLPLAKLLGAHRDSVRCYNTSGGYLSMPLDQVRENTSLSLSRGIGGIKIKVGQPDTKEDLRRVQAVREHIGDDVPLMVDANQQWDRTTAVRMGRALERFDLTWIEEPLDAYDAEGHAALAATLDTPVATGEMLTSVAEHTGLIMSGAADFIQPDAPRVGGITPFLQIMALADHKSLAMAPHFAMEIHLHLAAAYPRTTWVEHFEWLEPMFNERLELREGRMVVPSRPGLGLSLSDQAAAWTSDEVTVTG, from the coding sequence ATGACGTCCGCCACCCGGCCCGAGAAGCCCAAGCCGTTCGCCACGGCTCCCGGGGAAGCCACCCTCGACCGCATCTCCGCCGTCCAGGTCTCGCTCGTCCGGCTGCCCCTGCACGCCCCGATCAGCGACGCCAAGGTACTGACCGGCCGTCAGAAGCCGCTCACCGAGATCGCGTTCCTCTTCGCGCGCATCACCACCGAGGGCGGCCACGAGGGGATCGGATTCGGCTACTCCAAGCGGGCCGGCGGCCCCGGCCTGTACGCCCACGCCCAGGAGATCGCGCCCGAACTCATCGGCGAGGACCCCAGCGACACCGGTCGGCTCTGGCAGAAGCTCGTCTGGGCCGGCGCCTCGATGGGCCGCAGCGGCCTCACCACCCAGGCCGTCGCCGCCTTCGACATCGCCCTGTGGGACCTCAAGGCCCGCCGCGCCGGACTGCCGCTGGCCAAACTGCTCGGTGCCCACCGCGACTCCGTACGCTGCTACAACACCTCCGGCGGCTATCTGTCGATGCCCCTCGACCAGGTACGGGAGAACACCAGCCTCTCCCTGTCGCGCGGCATCGGCGGCATCAAGATCAAGGTGGGTCAGCCGGACACCAAGGAGGACCTGCGCCGCGTCCAGGCCGTCCGTGAGCACATCGGCGACGACGTCCCGCTGATGGTCGACGCCAACCAGCAGTGGGACCGCACCACCGCCGTCCGGATGGGCCGCGCGCTGGAGCGCTTCGACCTCACCTGGATCGAGGAGCCCCTCGACGCGTACGACGCCGAGGGCCACGCCGCCCTCGCGGCGACCCTCGACACCCCCGTCGCCACCGGCGAGATGCTCACCAGCGTCGCCGAGCACACCGGCCTCATCATGTCCGGCGCCGCCGACTTCATACAGCCGGACGCACCACGCGTCGGCGGCATCACGCCCTTCCTCCAGATCATGGCCCTCGCCGACCACAAGTCCCTCGCCATGGCCCCGCACTTCGCGATGGAGATCCACCTCCACCTCGCCGCCGCGTACCCGCGCACCACCTGGGTCGAGCACTTCGAGTGGCTGGAGCCGATGTTCAACGAACGCCTGGAACTGCGCGAAGGCCGCATGGTCGTGCCCAGCCGCCCGGGTCTCGGCCTCTCGCTCAGCGACCAGGCGGCCGCGTGGACCTCGGACGAGGTCACGGTCACGGGCTGA
- a CDS encoding D-alanyl-D-alanine carboxypeptidase family protein produces MIIRSVTRSALSGTVAVATGLLVLLPAATPAAADAGTDPVVRAPGLPGAPAVAGTPSSAAPAASASRSSAAPDIPPAPAAPAAPADGSLLHRQGTQVRPARGAPALPDDVSALSWLVADARTGEVLAAHNAHLKLPPASTLKTLFAVTALPHLSQHAHHTVSESELDDIGPGSSLVGVVPGQSYEVADLWRGVFLSSGNDAVRALAEMNGGWDATVTQMREKAKLLGALDTHVVSPDGYDAPGQVTSAYDLAVFGRTGLASPDFVRYSSTVDAQFPGDGGGTFGIINTNRLLSGEDGVAPYPGLIGVKNGYTSDAGNTLIAAARQGGRTLLVTVMNPQAGGGYAVYEEARSLLDWGFSAGRRVSPVGSLQPPAPPLPPLPPVSPDETAPAGGVKGPVAKALRTAPAGSAVPAANVAEARAAGDGEESGSSRLLPVGLIGGSCLAAVWLFLVRRSARRRDQLG; encoded by the coding sequence ATGATCATCAGATCCGTGACGCGCTCCGCGCTCTCCGGCACGGTGGCCGTCGCCACCGGCCTGCTGGTCCTGCTGCCCGCGGCCACCCCGGCCGCCGCGGACGCCGGTACCGATCCGGTCGTACGGGCGCCGGGCCTGCCCGGCGCCCCCGCGGTCGCGGGAACCCCCTCCTCCGCCGCACCTGCCGCGTCCGCCTCCCGCAGCTCGGCAGCACCGGACATCCCACCGGCCCCCGCCGCCCCGGCCGCCCCCGCGGACGGCTCGCTGCTCCACCGGCAGGGGACACAGGTACGGCCCGCGCGGGGCGCGCCGGCGTTGCCCGACGATGTGTCCGCACTGTCCTGGCTGGTCGCGGACGCCCGTACGGGTGAGGTGCTCGCCGCCCACAACGCGCACCTCAAACTGCCCCCGGCCAGCACCCTCAAGACGCTCTTCGCCGTCACGGCCCTGCCTCATCTGTCCCAACACGCCCACCACACGGTCAGCGAGTCGGAGCTGGACGACATCGGCCCCGGCAGCAGTCTGGTGGGGGTCGTGCCCGGCCAGTCGTACGAGGTGGCCGACCTGTGGCGAGGAGTCTTCCTCAGCTCGGGCAACGACGCGGTGCGCGCGCTCGCCGAGATGAACGGCGGCTGGGACGCGACGGTCACCCAGATGCGCGAGAAGGCCAAGCTGCTGGGCGCGCTGGACACCCATGTCGTCTCCCCCGACGGATACGACGCGCCGGGTCAGGTGACCTCCGCCTACGATCTGGCGGTCTTCGGGCGTACGGGGCTGGCCTCGCCCGACTTCGTCCGGTACAGCTCGACCGTCGACGCGCAGTTCCCCGGTGACGGCGGCGGCACGTTCGGCATCATCAACACCAACCGGCTGCTGAGCGGCGAGGACGGGGTCGCGCCCTATCCGGGGCTGATCGGCGTCAAGAACGGCTACACCTCCGACGCGGGCAACACCCTGATCGCGGCGGCCAGGCAGGGCGGCCGCACGCTGCTGGTGACGGTGATGAACCCGCAGGCGGGCGGCGGTTACGCGGTCTACGAGGAGGCGCGGTCCCTGCTGGACTGGGGCTTCTCGGCCGGGCGCCGGGTCTCCCCCGTGGGATCGCTCCAGCCGCCCGCGCCGCCCCTGCCGCCGCTGCCTCCCGTATCGCCGGACGAGACCGCACCGGCGGGTGGGGTGAAGGGGCCGGTCGCGAAGGCGCTGCGCACGGCGCCCGCGGGTTCGGCGGTACCGGCGGCGAACGTCGCCGAGGCGCGGGCCGCGGGCGACGGGGAGGAATCGGGATCCTCGCGTCTGCTGCCCGTCGGCCTCATCGGCGGCTCCTGCCTCGCCGCGGTCTGGCTCTTTCTCGTACGACGGTCGGCGCGGCGCCGGGACCAGCTCGGGTGA
- a CDS encoding tetratricopeptide repeat protein, whose translation MLDPMSLAAITAVLGAVGLGMANEAGKWAWESAGGLVRRIAGREVTAPAGPEELSAVARLVHEGVSRDPALARAWAAFARTAPGPGTADSIPSLPPSVRFFTNRQTAMRLLRREATRKADGRPKVAVVHGPEGIGTSTLAIHWGSREADLFPGGMLYADLRGASSGTALDPSALLRGLLADLGMRDEEIPRDTAGRKESFRRCVADRRLLVVLDHAHSAAQIRAVLTSAPGVFTLVVARRPPTGLDALAIPVGPLSDKDALRLLTDLAGKRAMAEARAVLPRVLERCAGSPYALRAAVPRLTGPGAPGGPGEFRAQSGTRRPEEAPTVSEADPVRVAVESAYRALEPGVARVYRLMSLREWPAFGPAVVAHTLGITEAEAVRALGELADRQLLEPGDTDRYRYRPVVREHAESAAFREDRIAACAAALARSVRWYARFAARARLAALPRGWAIGPLYDELRESPSPYGGEGEALTALADELGNLVQAALAAEESGDPDSVYQLCQALWPLQLKAGHHDEVLPALRAGVRVAEAHGRGTRSAGRMHSLLGLDLMELLEYEEAEVRLRSAARAEEESGHRLGQASAVESLGLLRLRQWRWREAYACFEEAAAVLGLIGPQDEGAREVPRALALLERHRGRALRGLGDFTGAHIRLDAALRYFRAEGEAYNTARTLTDLAETHLAEGDPAGALPLIDEATATLDEERAAYHLVHLRALRERCLSATEE comes from the coding sequence ATGCTGGATCCCATGTCACTGGCGGCGATCACCGCTGTGCTGGGCGCAGTGGGCCTGGGGATGGCCAATGAGGCCGGGAAGTGGGCCTGGGAGTCGGCCGGCGGCCTGGTCCGGCGGATCGCGGGTCGTGAGGTGACCGCACCCGCCGGCCCCGAGGAGCTGTCGGCCGTGGCGCGGCTGGTCCACGAGGGAGTGTCGCGCGATCCCGCGCTCGCCCGCGCCTGGGCGGCCTTCGCCCGTACGGCACCGGGCCCGGGGACCGCCGATTCCATACCGTCGCTGCCGCCGTCCGTCCGCTTCTTCACCAACCGTCAGACCGCGATGCGCCTGCTGCGCCGGGAGGCCACGCGCAAGGCCGACGGGCGGCCGAAGGTCGCGGTGGTCCACGGCCCCGAGGGCATCGGCACGAGCACGCTCGCCATCCACTGGGGAAGCCGCGAGGCGGACCTCTTCCCGGGCGGCATGCTCTACGCGGATCTGCGCGGCGCCTCGTCGGGGACCGCTCTGGACCCCTCGGCGCTGCTGCGCGGCCTGCTCGCCGACCTGGGCATGAGGGACGAGGAGATACCGCGGGACACGGCGGGCCGCAAGGAGTCCTTCCGGCGCTGTGTGGCCGACCGCCGTCTCCTCGTCGTGCTCGACCACGCCCACTCGGCCGCGCAGATCAGGGCCGTGCTCACCTCCGCGCCCGGGGTCTTCACCCTGGTCGTCGCGCGCCGTCCGCCGACCGGTCTCGACGCGCTCGCGATCCCCGTCGGACCGCTCTCCGACAAGGACGCGCTGCGGCTGCTCACCGACCTCGCGGGGAAGCGCGCCATGGCCGAGGCCCGTGCCGTGCTGCCGCGCGTGCTGGAGCGCTGCGCCGGCTCGCCGTACGCGCTGCGTGCCGCCGTACCCCGGCTGACCGGTCCGGGCGCTCCGGGCGGTCCGGGCGAGTTCCGCGCGCAGTCCGGCACCCGCCGACCGGAGGAGGCACCCACCGTGTCCGAAGCCGACCCCGTCCGCGTCGCGGTCGAGAGCGCCTATCGCGCGCTGGAGCCCGGCGTCGCCAGGGTCTACCGGCTGATGTCACTGCGCGAGTGGCCGGCGTTCGGCCCCGCCGTGGTCGCCCACACGCTCGGAATCACGGAGGCCGAAGCCGTACGGGCCCTCGGCGAGCTGGCGGACCGGCAGCTCCTGGAGCCGGGGGACACCGACCGCTACCGCTACCGTCCCGTGGTCCGCGAGCACGCCGAGTCGGCCGCCTTCCGCGAGGACCGGATCGCGGCCTGTGCGGCGGCCCTGGCCCGCTCGGTGCGCTGGTACGCGCGCTTCGCGGCCCGCGCCCGGCTCGCCGCGCTGCCCCGGGGGTGGGCGATCGGCCCGCTCTACGACGAGCTGCGGGAGAGCCCGTCGCCGTACGGGGGAGAGGGCGAGGCGCTCACCGCCCTGGCGGACGAGCTGGGCAATCTCGTCCAAGCGGCCCTGGCCGCCGAGGAGTCCGGAGACCCGGACTCCGTGTACCAGCTGTGCCAGGCGCTCTGGCCGCTCCAGCTCAAGGCGGGCCATCACGACGAGGTGCTGCCCGCGCTCCGGGCCGGGGTGCGGGTCGCGGAGGCCCACGGCCGGGGCACGCGGTCGGCCGGCCGGATGCACTCACTGCTCGGGCTCGACCTGATGGAGCTGCTGGAGTACGAGGAGGCCGAGGTCCGACTGCGGTCGGCGGCACGGGCCGAGGAGGAGTCCGGGCACCGGCTGGGCCAGGCGTCGGCGGTCGAGTCGCTGGGGCTGCTGAGGCTGCGCCAGTGGCGCTGGCGGGAGGCGTACGCCTGCTTCGAGGAGGCCGCGGCGGTCCTCGGGCTGATCGGCCCGCAGGACGAGGGAGCCCGCGAGGTGCCCCGCGCCCTGGCCCTGCTCGAACGGCACCGTGGCCGGGCCTTGCGCGGCCTCGGCGACTTCACCGGCGCCCACATCCGGCTGGACGCTGCGCTGCGGTACTTCCGCGCCGAGGGCGAGGCGTACAACACCGCCCGGACGCTCACCGATCTCGCGGAGACGCATCTGGCCGAGGGCGATCCGGCCGGTGCGCTGCCGCTGATCGACGAGGCCACGGCCACGCTGGACGAGGAGAGGGCCGCCTACCATCTGGTCCATCTGCGGGCCCTGCGCGAGCGCTGCCTCAGCGCGACGGAGGAGTGA
- a CDS encoding AAA family ATPase: protein MPVYRPQHTVTLPLLEREPELAAAAHAVDALCGPSPTGGLLVYRGAAGLGKTALLTEVRRLAAGRCAVWNARGGETVTPGPFDLVQQLLRTVLTPDQPHDRAAGPAGASGPSGVSDAHAEHDKRAPSPKSPAGGAGNIRELLGDRYEIVGPALGVTPPGEQHADPQGVRDGLDALVERLAATHGPLLLIVDDAQWADLETLSWLASFARRLGRGLPVLVVVAYRTEEAVGETERYLRTLGIHARLLVTLRELTGEAIAALTRAALGEHTDDVFCREVWAVTGGNAYETVELLAKVSDSGLRPVEEYAGELRALGASARGTGLITRLEKLGTATTRFAWAAAILGTDISLDLAVSLAGMNHEEAAECAERLRTARILVGTDPLEFVHPLIAGSVYRAIPPGVRTAMHGLAAWAVSRSGRGAAAAAPHLLEVHPDGDPELVEQLREAAAEHLAVGAPDAARRCLERALLEPPLSSVRTVLLYELGCATLLTSPATTVDHLRAALDTQQLDDPLRVDVVFRLSQALTHNNQTGDAAHVVAAEAARIPEGPARMRLQAAHFLWEGVQAIEDDGPDRSRRLARMASGLGGRGNTERVLLMLRAFDGTARGESAEEVVQIAERALVDGGLPAGVGWTDTAWGFEPPALLGLSYAFADRLDRAESLFTEALRAFEISGWSGGHLAFAHALVGYVQRRRGRLADAEMYLRESLRLADRVGNGLPMHWDAACMLIDTLLARGHVDEAAAAAERYSFATPYSSSIVIPDAPSVRGRLLLALGRKDEAISELAATGEALAARGRHSVVMAPWALDLARAVAEDDPRRAAQLASYARDRAERFGTHTAIGVALCGAAALKEGPAKIELLAQAVAHLEASPCRYELAVARVEYGIAAGFPAELGWGLELAESCGADGLADRARRAMESRHAKR, encoded by the coding sequence ATGCCGGTGTACCGGCCGCAGCACACGGTCACCCTCCCACTGCTGGAGCGTGAACCCGAACTCGCCGCGGCGGCCCACGCCGTGGACGCACTGTGCGGACCCTCGCCCACCGGCGGGCTCCTCGTCTACCGGGGAGCGGCCGGCCTCGGCAAGACGGCGCTGCTCACCGAGGTGCGGCGGCTGGCCGCGGGGCGCTGCGCGGTATGGAACGCGCGAGGCGGCGAGACCGTCACGCCCGGCCCGTTCGATCTCGTACAGCAGCTGCTCCGAACCGTCCTGACGCCGGATCAGCCGCACGACCGGGCAGCCGGTCCCGCCGGCGCGTCCGGCCCGAGCGGCGTGAGTGACGCGCACGCGGAGCACGACAAGCGCGCGCCCTCCCCGAAATCGCCGGCGGGAGGGGCGGGGAACATCCGGGAACTGCTCGGTGACCGCTACGAGATAGTCGGCCCCGCCCTCGGCGTCACACCTCCCGGCGAGCAGCACGCCGACCCGCAAGGGGTCAGGGACGGGCTCGACGCGCTGGTCGAGCGGCTCGCCGCGACCCACGGTCCGCTGCTCCTCATCGTGGACGACGCGCAGTGGGCCGATCTGGAGACGCTCTCCTGGCTCGCCTCCTTCGCCCGGCGCCTCGGGCGCGGGCTGCCCGTCCTCGTGGTGGTGGCCTACCGCACGGAAGAGGCCGTCGGCGAGACCGAGCGGTATCTGCGGACCCTCGGCATCCATGCCCGACTGCTGGTCACCCTGCGCGAGTTGACCGGCGAGGCCATCGCGGCCCTCACCCGGGCCGCGCTCGGCGAGCACACCGACGACGTGTTCTGCCGCGAGGTGTGGGCGGTCACGGGCGGCAACGCGTACGAGACGGTGGAGCTGCTCGCCAAGGTGAGCGACAGCGGGCTGCGCCCGGTCGAGGAATACGCGGGTGAACTGCGCGCCCTGGGCGCCTCCGCGCGGGGCACCGGTCTGATCACCCGGCTGGAGAAACTCGGCACGGCCACCACCCGGTTCGCCTGGGCCGCCGCGATCCTCGGCACCGACATCTCGCTGGACCTCGCGGTCTCGCTCGCGGGCATGAACCACGAAGAGGCCGCCGAGTGCGCCGAACGGCTGCGGACCGCGCGCATCCTCGTGGGCACCGACCCGCTGGAGTTCGTCCATCCGCTGATCGCCGGATCGGTCTACCGCGCCATCCCGCCCGGCGTGCGCACCGCGATGCACGGCCTCGCCGCCTGGGCGGTCTCCCGCAGCGGCCGGGGAGCCGCGGCGGCGGCGCCGCACCTCCTCGAAGTGCACCCGGACGGCGACCCCGAACTGGTCGAGCAGCTGCGCGAGGCCGCCGCCGAGCACCTCGCGGTCGGCGCGCCGGACGCCGCCCGCCGGTGCCTCGAACGCGCCCTGCTGGAACCGCCGTTGTCCTCCGTACGTACCGTCCTGCTGTACGAGCTGGGCTGCGCGACGCTGCTCACCTCACCGGCCACGACCGTCGACCATCTGCGGGCGGCGCTCGACACCCAGCAACTGGACGATCCGCTGCGGGTGGACGTGGTCTTCCGGCTCTCCCAGGCGCTCACGCACAACAACCAGACCGGTGACGCCGCCCATGTGGTGGCGGCCGAGGCGGCCCGGATCCCTGAAGGCCCCGCCAGGATGCGACTCCAGGCCGCGCACTTCCTGTGGGAGGGCGTGCAGGCCATCGAGGACGACGGCCCCGACCGCTCGCGCCGGCTGGCCAGGATGGCGAGCGGGCTCGGCGGGCGCGGCAACACCGAGCGCGTGCTGCTGATGCTGCGCGCCTTCGACGGCACGGCCCGGGGCGAGAGCGCCGAGGAGGTCGTCCAGATCGCCGAACGGGCCCTGGTGGACGGCGGATTGCCGGCCGGTGTCGGCTGGACCGACACCGCGTGGGGCTTCGAGCCGCCGGCCCTGCTCGGTCTCTCCTACGCCTTCGCCGACCGGCTCGACCGCGCCGAGTCGCTGTTCACCGAAGCGCTGCGCGCCTTCGAGATCTCCGGCTGGAGCGGCGGCCATCTGGCCTTCGCCCACGCCCTCGTCGGGTACGTCCAGCGCAGGCGCGGCCGGCTCGCGGACGCCGAGATGTATCTGCGCGAGAGCCTGCGGCTGGCCGACCGCGTCGGCAACGGCCTCCCGATGCACTGGGACGCGGCCTGCATGCTCATCGACACCCTGCTCGCGCGCGGCCATGTCGACGAGGCCGCGGCGGCCGCCGAACGTTACTCGTTCGCCACGCCGTACTCCTCCTCGATCGTTATTCCTGATGCTCCGTCAGTACGGGGAAGGCTGCTGCTCGCCCTCGGTCGCAAGGACGAGGCGATCTCCGAACTCGCGGCGACCGGGGAGGCGTTGGCCGCGCGTGGTCGGCACAGCGTCGTCATGGCGCCGTGGGCCCTCGACCTGGCGCGAGCCGTCGCGGAGGACGATCCCAGGCGCGCGGCGCAGCTCGCCTCGTACGCCCGCGACCGGGCGGAACGTTTCGGTACGCACACCGCCATCGGTGTGGCGCTGTGCGGCGCGGCCGCTCTGAAGGAGGGCCCGGCCAAGATCGAGCTGCTGGCCCAGGCCGTCGCCCATCTCGAAGCCTCGCCCTGCCGGTACGAGCTGGCCGTCGCGCGCGTCGAGTACGGCATCGCGGCCGGCTTCCCCGCCGAGCTGGGCTGGGGCCTCGAACTGGCGGAGAGCTGCGGCGCGGACGGTCTGGCGGACCGGGCCCGGCGCGCGATGGAGTCCCGGCACGCGAAGCGCTGA
- a CDS encoding helix-turn-helix transcriptional regulator, whose product MTRHGELGTALHRWRDRIAPAEAGLPADESGRAAGLRLTELAQLTGLPADYLGRLEEGRATSPSVQVLTSLARALRLSDDERRHLFLLAGQSPPAVGRVSDLVPPSVRRLLGRLAGAPVGVHDASWNLITWNPLWAALFGDPAEISPRGRNAAWHHFTGQPSRIAYTPEQEARFEAALVADLRTATVHYPTDVRLRFLIGELRRVSHRFGGLWNSRIDGSHDTGVRTVHHPDIGPLTVDCDTFTVPGCDLRIVAHSAAPGTEAAEKLKLLDVLGAEITAMAAESAPAAEPAQAAER is encoded by the coding sequence ATGACCCGACACGGAGAGCTGGGCACGGCCCTGCACCGCTGGCGTGACCGGATCGCACCGGCCGAGGCCGGGCTGCCCGCCGACGAGTCCGGCCGTGCCGCGGGACTGCGGCTGACGGAGCTGGCGCAGCTCACCGGGCTGCCCGCGGACTATCTCGGCCGGCTGGAGGAGGGCAGGGCCACCTCCCCGTCCGTCCAGGTGCTGACGTCACTGGCGCGCGCCCTGCGGCTCTCCGACGACGAACGCAGACATCTCTTCCTTCTCGCCGGGCAGTCCCCGCCCGCCGTGGGGCGGGTCTCGGACCTCGTCCCGCCCAGCGTGCGCAGGCTGCTCGGCCGGCTCGCCGGGGCCCCAGTCGGCGTCCACGACGCCTCCTGGAACCTGATCACCTGGAATCCGCTGTGGGCCGCGCTCTTCGGCGATCCTGCGGAGATCTCCCCCCGGGGCCGCAACGCCGCCTGGCACCACTTCACGGGCCAGCCCAGCCGGATCGCGTACACCCCGGAACAGGAAGCGCGCTTCGAGGCCGCCCTCGTCGCCGACCTGCGGACCGCGACGGTCCACTACCCCACCGATGTGCGCCTCCGCTTCCTGATCGGGGAGCTGCGGCGGGTGAGCCACCGGTTCGGTGGGCTGTGGAACTCCCGGATCGACGGATCGCACGACACCGGCGTCAGAACCGTCCACCACCCGGACATCGGCCCCCTGACGGTCGACTGCGACACCTTCACCGTGCCGGGCTGCGATCTCCGTATCGTCGCCCACTCGGCCGCCCCCGGGACCGAAGCGGCCGAGAAACTGAAGCTGCTGGACGTGCTCGGCGCCGAGATCACGGCGATGGCGGCCGAGTCGGCCCCGGCCGCGGAGCCCGCCCAGGCCGCAGAGCGCTGA